The following are encoded together in the Ralstonia insidiosa genome:
- the groL gene encoding chaperonin GroEL (60 kDa chaperone family; promotes refolding of misfolded polypeptides especially under stressful conditions; forms two stacked rings of heptamers to form a barrel-shaped 14mer; ends can be capped by GroES; misfolded proteins enter the barrel where they are refolded when GroES binds): MAAKDVVFGDAARAKMVEGVNILANAVKVTLGPKGRNVVLERSFGGPTVTKDGVSVAKEIELKDKLQNMGAQMVKEVASKTSDNAGDGTTTATVLAQSIVREGMKYVAAGMNPMDLKRGIDKAVTAAVEELKKISKPTTTSKEIAQVGAISANSDESIGQRIAEAMDKVGKEGVITVEDGKSLADELDVVEGMQFDRGYLSPYFINNPEKQVVQLDNPFVLLFDKKISNIRDLLPVLEQVAKAGRPLLIIAEDVEGEALATLVVNNIRGILKTAAVKAPGFGDRRKAMLEDIAILTGGQVIAEEVGLTLEKATLNDLGQAKRVEIGKENTTIIDGAGDAHNIEARVKQVRAQIEEATSDYDREKLQERVAKLAGGVAVIKVGAATEVEMKEKKARVEDALHATRAAVEEGIVAGGGVALLRARALISGLKGANADQDAGIKIVLRAMEEPLRQIVTNAGDEASVVVSKVIEGSGNYGYNAATGEYGDLVEMGVLDPTKVTRTALQNAASVASLMLTTDCAVAELPKDDAAPAMPGGMGGMGGMDGMM; the protein is encoded by the coding sequence ATGGCAGCTAAAGACGTAGTGTTCGGCGACGCCGCACGTGCCAAGATGGTCGAAGGCGTGAACATTCTCGCCAACGCAGTGAAGGTGACCCTGGGCCCGAAGGGCCGCAACGTGGTGCTGGAGCGCAGCTTCGGTGGCCCGACCGTGACCAAGGACGGTGTGTCGGTCGCCAAGGAAATCGAGCTGAAGGACAAGCTGCAGAACATGGGCGCGCAAATGGTCAAGGAAGTGGCTTCCAAGACCAGCGACAACGCCGGTGACGGCACCACCACCGCAACGGTGCTGGCCCAGTCGATCGTGCGCGAAGGCATGAAGTACGTTGCCGCCGGCATGAACCCGATGGACCTGAAGCGCGGCATCGACAAGGCTGTGACGGCCGCTGTTGAAGAGCTGAAGAAGATCAGCAAGCCGACGACCACCAGCAAGGAAATCGCTCAAGTTGGCGCCATCTCGGCCAACAGCGACGAATCCATCGGCCAGCGCATTGCTGAAGCCATGGACAAGGTCGGCAAGGAAGGCGTGATCACCGTGGAAGACGGCAAGTCGCTGGCCGATGAGCTGGACGTCGTGGAAGGCATGCAGTTCGACCGCGGCTACCTGTCGCCGTACTTCATCAACAACCCGGAAAAGCAAGTTGTCCAGCTGGACAACCCGTTCGTGCTGCTGTTCGACAAGAAGATCAGCAACATCCGCGACCTGCTGCCGGTGCTGGAGCAAGTGGCCAAGGCTGGCCGTCCGCTGCTGATCATCGCTGAAGACGTCGAAGGCGAAGCCCTGGCAACGCTGGTGGTGAACAACATCCGCGGCATCCTGAAGACGGCTGCTGTGAAGGCGCCGGGCTTCGGCGACCGCCGCAAGGCCATGCTGGAAGACATCGCCATCCTGACGGGCGGCCAAGTCATCGCTGAAGAAGTCGGCCTGACGCTGGAAAAGGCAACCCTGAACGACCTGGGCCAAGCCAAGCGCGTTGAAATCGGCAAGGAAAACACCACGATCATCGATGGCGCAGGCGATGCCCACAACATCGAAGCGCGCGTGAAGCAAGTGCGTGCCCAGATCGAAGAAGCGACCTCGGACTACGACCGTGAAAAGCTGCAAGAGCGCGTGGCCAAGCTGGCCGGCGGTGTTGCCGTGATCAAGGTTGGCGCTGCCACCGAAGTCGAAATGAAGGAAAAGAAGGCCCGCGTGGAAGATGCACTGCACGCAACGCGCGCTGCTGTGGAAGAAGGCATCGTGGCTGGCGGCGGTGTTGCACTGCTGCGTGCCCGTGCACTGATCTCCGGCCTGAAGGGTGCCAACGCTGACCAAGACGCCGGCATCAAGATCGTGCTGCGCGCCATGGAAGAGCCGCTGCGCCAGATCGTCACCAACGCTGGCGACGAGGCTTCGGTTGTGGTGTCGAAGGTGATCGAAGGAAGCGGCAACTACGGCTACAACGCCGCCACCGGCGAGTACGGTGACCTGGTGGAAATGGGCGTGCTGGACCCGACCAAGGTGACCCGCACCGCGCTGCAGAACGCCGCTTCGGTCGCTTCGCTGATGCTGACGACGGATTGCGCCGTTGCAGAACTGCCGAAGGACGATGCAGCTCCGGCAATGCCGGGCGGCATGGGTGGCATGGGCGGCATGGACGGCATGATGTAA